The Antarcticibacterium flavum genome contains the following window.
CAAAGGTTCCATGAAACTTGAGCACGAAGCAGGTAATGAGATGTACATTGATTATACGGGCAAAAAACTGCATATCGTTGATAAAGACACTGGAGAACTTATTCCCGTAGAAGTATTTATTGCTATCCTTCCTAACAGCCAGTATACTTACGTAGAGGCTAGTCAAAGCCAGAAACGGGAGGATCTTATCACTTCTTGCGGTAATGCATTACATTTTTATGGAGGTGTGCCTAAAGCCATTGTATCAGATAACTTAAAATCTGCAGTGACCAGGGCAAGTAAATATGAGCCGGAGATCAACCGAAGCTTTAAAGACTTTGCCCGCCATTATAACTGTGTGATCAATCCCACCCGCAGCTATGCTCCACAGGATAAAGCTCTGGTGGAGAATGCAGTCCACCTGGTCTATCAACGGATTTATTATCCCTTGCGGGAGATGACCTTCTTCTCCTTAAAAGATCTAAACCGGGAGATAAAACGCCTGCTTGTTACCTATAATAATTTACTGTTCCAGCGAAAGGAAGCCAGCCGCAGGGAACTCTTTCAATCCATAGAGCGGGAATACCTAAAACCCTTGCCTACATCTGCCTATGAGATCAAGGATTATAAACGTGCAAAGGTTCAGAAGATGGGATATGTATACTTCTCTCCAGATAAAAGTTATTATAGCGTTCCTTACCGATACATCGGCAAAAAGACTCTGATCCATTATACAAAAAGTGTGGTAGAGGTTTATTATAACCACGTTCGAATTGCCCTGCATCAGCGAAATCCTGTTAAGGGAACCTACACCACAAATACAGAACACTTAAGTAGCACCCATAAAGGATATACCTCCTGGAGTCCTGAATACTTTAAAAACAAAGCCGCTGCGCATGGGGCTAACGTAGTGAGCTGTGTAGAAAAGATCCTTGCTGACAGTGACTATCCTGAAACAGGTTACAAACGGGTGATGGGGCTTATCATGCTTCACAAGTCCTACAGTTCCCAGAGGCTTGACAATGCGTGTAAAAGAGCTTTGCAGGCAGATGCGGCTTCATACAAGCGGATCAAAAAGATATTAGAAAACAACCTCGACCAAAGCTCCCTCTTTTACCAGGACCTTGAAGAAGATAAGACCCATATTCCATCCCATCAAAACATTAGGGGTGCTGCTGCTTACAAGTAAAACTCATTTAAATCAGAAATATGAATAACAATCAAACTATTGAAAAATTAAAACAAATGCGATTGGGTGCTATGGCCCAGCTACATCATCAGTACGTGAACAACAATCAACTAAACGATATTACTGCCGATGAATACCTGGCACTACTGGCAGACCACGAATGGGAGGATCGCGAGAACCGAAAGATTGACCGTCTTTTTAAACAAGCAAACTTCAGGCAGAAAGCAAGTCTTGCTGAAGTGAACTACACCTCCAGTCGTAATCTGGATAAGAATATGTTTGTACGCCTGGGATCCTTGGACTTTATAAGCAGAAGAGAAAATGTGATTCTCACCGGTGCCTCCGGTGTTGGTAAAAGCTATTTAGCCCAGGCTTTAGGCCACCAGGCTTGCCTTATGGGGTATAAAACTGTATACTCAAATACAGCCCGCCTTTTTAAAAAATTTAAACTTTGTAAAGTTGATGGAACCTATCTTAAAGAACTCAATAAACTCCTTAAAGCAGATCTACTCATCCTTGATGACTTTGGACTTCAGGCCTTCGATAATCACGCAAGAGAGACCTTAATGGATATTATAGATGACCGCTACAATAAAACATCTACTATACTATCCTCTCAAATACCGGTATCTGCATGGTACGATATTATTGGAGAAGGAACTATTGCTGATGCGATCCTGGACAGAATTGTAAACTCATCTCACAGGATAGATCTCAAAGGAGAATCATTAAGAAAAGGAGTTTTAAAAAACGAGTAACATTAATTTTTTATATAATTGCAGTATCTTTCAAAGTGGCACTGTTTGAACCGAAATCAGTGGCACGGTCACTCCGAAATAGCCACAAGTTAATAAAAAAAGAAATATGGAAGAAGATTTTTATTCATGCACACGCAAAATGCAGGAATAAATTATTACATGATCTTCCATTACGGGAAACCGTAAAAGTTATTAAATCATCTTCCATACCTTAGGACCAGAAAATAGCATTGAGTCTTATAAAAGAATACAAAAATTTATTCGATATATTTTTTAATTAACCTTAACCAACTATTGAAAAATATGAACACCCTAAAAGCTATCAAACCCGGACCAAAACCGAAAAAAGATGATGGAACTCCAGATAGAAGAAGACGAGTTAATCCAGAAACTAAACCAAAACATCCAAAACTTAAGCCTCACAAGCATAAGCCTGGGGATTAGTTAAAAAACATAGTAGGTTGATGGTAAAGAAGAACTACGAAGAAAGTAAAAGGAGGCTTTTTATCTATTATTGCCCATTTGAAATTTTAATTACTAAGAAATAAATATCTAATAACTACTTACATGAAAAAAATACTACTTATTTCCGTTTTATTAATCACAACATATAGTTTTTCGCAAGACATTAAAAAAGAATCTGAAAATGCAAAAACCAAAATGGAAACATTTGCATCAAAGACAGGCGTTATAACAAAATTTACTGATACTAATTTGAGTAATTTAAAATCTTCCTATACGGTTGCCGAGACTAGAGTAAGAAAAATAAGTAGTGGAGATAATGAAAGATATTTTTACCAAATTGAAAAACCTGGAAAATATAGTAATTCCACCGCCTCAATTGAATATTCAGATTTAATAGAGGTAATAAAAGCATTTCACAGTTTAAAGTCTGAAGTTGACACAGATAATAATAAAAATCCAGATTATCTAGAAAATAAATTTATTACAGAAGATGGGTTCCAATTGGGTTATTTTGTTAGGAAAGGTAAAACTACGTGGTATATGAAATTAGAAAAGTACGGTTCAGATACTACTTTATTTATTAATGATTTGGACAAAATTGAATCGAATTTCATAGAGGCTAAAAATAAAATTGAAGAGTTGAAATTGTAAGAATTACAATCAAGAATCCCTCAATTTTAAAAAGTAGAACAAGAAACTGTAATTTTCTTAGGGTTTACAATACGAATGTCTATATTCTTTTGCAACGCCTGCTTGTCCTGCACGCAATCAAATAAACCAACTCACACTGTTATTTTTAGAAGACTTATAGGAAATTCCCTATATGAAGAAGCTCCAATCATTTTTTAGACTTACGTACAATATCTAGAGTTTTTCCAAAATTTAACCGTAAAGTTGGTAAGAGCCGATAACTAAAACTATTTGAACAAATAATAACTAAAATTGACCTTAGTCATAATAAAAAATGAGCGAAGAACAAATTAAACATCCAAGATTACATAAGTTAATTATTAAGAATTTTAGGAGTATTGGTGAAAATCCAGTCGAAATTGAGTTAGACGATATTGTAGTTTTAGTTGGAGCCAACAATGCAGGTAAAAGTAGTATTCTAAAAGCATATGAACTTGTGATGAGCGAGGGCTCGAAACAATGTGAATTAAGTATAGAAGACTTTCCAAACCACAAAATTGTTGAAGACAAATATCCTGAAATTGAGCTTCATACAATCGTTTATGATAAAAGTCCTGGAGAAAAATGGATTTTCGAAACTGAGGACAGGGAAAAACTAATTAAAGAAAAATGGACTTGGAATAATATTGGAAAACCTACACGCTACGGTTTTGATGTTGCCAAAAATGACTGGGCAGATGCGGCCGATAAAATAAAAGTGCCCTGGGGCGCACCAAATGTTGCAAACTCAAGAAGACCTAAACCTCACATCGTGGAGGCATTTGCATCACCAGAAGAACAAACCAAACAGGTAATTAGTATCTTGGTTTCTATACTAAATGAGCGAGTTACAACAATGAAAGAAGATGATGATGAAAAATCAACATTTAGGACTCTTCTCGATACTGTAAAAGATTTACAGAAAAACATCGTAGAACAATCACAAGAACAGATAAACAAAATTCAAGAAGAATTATCAAAATACGTAGGTAAAGTTTTTCCAAATTATGAAGTCGAGTTCGATGCTAAACCAGAAGAAAATATTGAAAGTACGATTAATTTTTTTAAAGCTAACCCCCAACTTTTAATCGGTCCAACTAACGGTTTCAAATCCCCAATTGAAAGACAAGGTAGCGGAGCAAGAAGAACATTGCTTTGGACGGCTCTAAGAATAGTTGCTGAAAACAAAAAATCTAAAGCAGATATTAATAGACCAAACGTATTATTATTGGACGAACCAGAAATTTGTCTTCATCCGAATGCAATTAGAGAATCTTGCGATTTATTATATTCATTACCAAAAAATGATAATTGGCAAGTTATGGTAACAACTCATTCGCCTCAATTCATTGATATTTCAAGAGATAACACTACAATTATTAGAGTTGAAAGAAATTTAGATGGCGAAGTTTTCGGAACAACTATTTTTAGACCGGATAGAGCAAAATTGACAGAAGATGACAAAGTAAATTTAAAACTCCTTAATGTTTATGACCCGTATGTTGGAGAATTCTTTTTTGGGGGTAAAATTATAATCGTAGAAGGAGATACAGAATATAGTGCTTTCAGACATATTATAGCGAAAGATAAAGAGAAATTCCAAGACGTCCACATAATAAGAGCTAGAGGTAAAGCTACCATTGTTTCATTATGCAAAATCTTGAATCAATTTGGCGCAAACTATTCTGTGCTTCACGATAGTGACACACCTACTTGTATGAGAAAGGGTAAATCCATAGTTAATCCCGCTTGGACGAATAATACAAAAATATTGGAGGAGACAAGTAAGGGAAATGGTAGAATTAAATTAGTTTCTTCAATACCACATTTCGAAGGAGCATATTATAATGATGAATTGAAAAGTGAAAAACCTTATACCGCGATTAGTATGATTAAGGATAATCCCGATGTTCTTAAAAGTGTTGAAACATTACTATCAAACCTTTGTGATTTAACCACGGATTTGCCCAATAACGCAATAAATTGGAATAAAATTGATGAACTTAAAATCAGATTTGAGGAGTAGTACTGGATACCAATCTATACAAACATTGTTTAAACGGGGATCAATTCGAAAGCCCGAGGTCGCTTGCGACACCTGATTGTACTTCGTTTAAGCTCGCCCAGTTATCTACATGACGTTGAACAAAACTCAAGAAAACTAAATAATAAAATATATGAAAATAATTGCATTACAAGGACGAGGAGGTTCTGGAAAAACAACCACCATAACTAAATTACCAAATATTCTTATCTCAAACGGATATAAGCAAGTTCCAAATAAGAAGAAAAGTTACGGGGGAGATTTTCTTGATATATTTGATGATGGAAATAAAAAGGTCGGAATCACAAGTTCAGGTGATACTTATGATTTGGTGAATGATAGGCTGTCTGATTTAGTTAAGGAAAAATGTGATGTTTGTATATGTGCATGTAGGACTGCTGATCGAAAACCACATGGAACTATAGCTGCAACAAAAAATTTCCCAAGTTATACGAATGAATATGTAGTTAAAACCTATGCTACTGGATCAAATAATCAATTAACAGCAAACCAGAAGGATGCTCAAGCATTATTTAACAGAATCTAAAAAGCGCTAATTGCAACAATGGTTCCTAATAAAGAAATTCTTTTTCGAGCTCATACGGTAAATATAATTGCAAAGTTAAGTGCTAAACCACTGATCTCCTATTAGGCGGGAGGAATTTTAAAGATAGAATCAACTACTAAAAACTATGGAATTTAAAGATTTATCAATAAAAGAAGAATCGAAAAGATTTAAAGAACATTTAATTTTAGAAAACAACAATAGAATAATTCTATCTGGAATTTTTGGGATTGGAAAAACTTACTTTATAGATAATTTTTTTAAGGCTAATAGCAATGAATTCATTGTAATAAAATTAAATCCTGTTAATTATTCTGTCTCCCAAAATGAGGATATTTTTGAATTAATCAAATTCGATATTGGATATCAGTTGTTCAAAGAAAATCCCAACTTTGAGAAAATTGAAATCAACAAACTTTTAGCCACAGAATTTTTTGTACGGCAAAATTTTGAGGATATCATCGAATCCTTAGCAAATAATCTTTCAAAACTTGATCACAGACTTAACTCAATTGTTAGACCAATTTTAAATTTAAAAGATAAAATTCAAGGTTTTAAAGAACAAAACGAGATTGATGAGGAAAAAGATTTAATAGATTTTCTCAAAGAATTTAAACTTAAGAAGGGAACATTTCGGGAAGAAAATTCAATAACCGAATTGATCAACATACTTCTTCAGACTTTAAAGGAAAATTTTTCAGAAAAAAAGACTGTCCTAGTAATTGATGACTTAGACAGAATAGATCCTGAGCATATTTTTAGAATTTTAAATATCTTCTCAGCGCATTTTGACTACTACGAATTAAATGGTGAAAATAAATTTGGTTTTGACAAGGTTATTTTAATATGTGATATTGATAACATTAGAGGAATTTTTCACAATCAATACGGAACAGATATTGACTTTTCTGGGTACATTGATAAGTTCTATTCTTTAGAAATCTTTGAGTACAATTTTTCCAATATTTTAATTTCCAGCCTTGAGAAGTTTTTTAGAAGTATAAATTCCAACGACAAGAGCATTGTAGCCCATATAATTAATAATAGCAGTAATTATTACACTAAAGAATTATCATTCTTACTGGGTTATTTTATTAATTCAAACACTTTAAGTATGAGGTCCTTAGTTAACTTTTTAAAAATAGATTATCGCCCCAATGGATATGTTATAAAAACAGGTTCGTCTCATAAAATTTACACCAAGGATACACCTATTTTTTTAGTATTCGAAATTCTAATAAAGTTATTTGGTGGTCTGGAAAACTTCAAATTTGCTGTGGAAAAAACAATAAAAAAATTTCCAATCATAGAGATGTCAACCTATAATGATTATTGGAATCAAAGATTAGGAAATTTAATAATGCTTTTGGAGTACAATAAAACAAATTTAAAACCACAGTCAGATACTCAGAAATTTTATGATTTGGAAATAGGAGTAAAAATAAATTATGAAATTAATCCTACGGATTATGGAATAGTAGGTAAAGCTCAACAAATTGGTGAAGCCTCACCGGATTCCCCGTTTTTAGAATTACGTAGTATTCTAAATTACAGAATAAAATATTTTCAAATCTTGAAAAAAGCACTATTAGTTTATGAACGCATACCTAAACAAATTGAATAAAAACACATAATGGTTCAACATTAGAAAATACCTTTCTTAAACCTGTTTCCAAATGTGTTTGGCTACCTTACATTATTGTAATTCAACTTATCAGCCCGCAAATTTAAATACTGAATGTAAGGCAAAAAAAATGTAAAACTATAAAATGAGTGGATTCAAATTATACAGTTTAGAGATAAATAATAAAAATATTAATACTGACAGAGTTGATCTAATTAATAAATTCTCTTCATTATCTTATGACAACTACTTCACTTTAATTGTTGGAAATAATGGTACAGGTAAGAGCAGAATCTTAAGTGAGATAGCCCGTTTTTTCAAAGAAAAATTTAATGAAGGTAGGCAACGAAGTCTTTTTACCGAATCCCATTTTAAGTTCAATATTCTTCCTTCAAAAGTTATTACAATTACTAATAGTATTTCGGATAAATTTCCAATAGATAGTAGTTTTAGACCATCAAGACTTGACCTAAATGAGCATTTGCATCGTAATTTTAAATATAATTACTTAGGTACAAGAAATAGGTTCAATAGCTTTTCCAATAAAGCATTAATGAATAGAGCTCTCGAAATTGTTTTTGAGAGTTATTCCGAATACGATGTTTCCCGTAATTATAGACATATTTTTGACTATTTAGACTATGAACCTATAATAAAAATTAACTACAGATTCAGAAACTCAACATTAAGGAATTTAAAGACTATTAATCCAAGCAGTTTAA
Protein-coding sequences here:
- the istA gene encoding IS21 family transposase, which codes for MDLKQIITLKLDGFSNRKIGATLGISRNTVNSYMKLFKASDYSFKELLSFDNARLDALFPSHTTIDNERHDELMLYFEGVNKARNHPGFTFLYHYQEYAQHASQPYSYTQFMEHYRRKYAKVKGSMKLEHEAGNEMYIDYTGKKLHIVDKDTGELIPVEVFIAILPNSQYTYVEASQSQKREDLITSCGNALHFYGGVPKAIVSDNLKSAVTRASKYEPEINRSFKDFARHYNCVINPTRSYAPQDKALVENAVHLVYQRIYYPLREMTFFSLKDLNREIKRLLVTYNNLLFQRKEASRRELFQSIEREYLKPLPTSAYEIKDYKRAKVQKMGYVYFSPDKSYYSVPYRYIGKKTLIHYTKSVVEVYYNHVRIALHQRNPVKGTYTTNTEHLSSTHKGYTSWSPEYFKNKAAAHGANVVSCVEKILADSDYPETGYKRVMGLIMLHKSYSSQRLDNACKRALQADAASYKRIKKILENNLDQSSLFYQDLEEDKTHIPSHQNIRGAAAYK
- the istB gene encoding IS21-like element helper ATPase IstB, with protein sequence MNNNQTIEKLKQMRLGAMAQLHHQYVNNNQLNDITADEYLALLADHEWEDRENRKIDRLFKQANFRQKASLAEVNYTSSRNLDKNMFVRLGSLDFISRRENVILTGASGVGKSYLAQALGHQACLMGYKTVYSNTARLFKKFKLCKVDGTYLKELNKLLKADLLILDDFGLQAFDNHARETLMDIIDDRYNKTSTILSSQIPVSAWYDIIGEGTIADAILDRIVNSSHRIDLKGESLRKGVLKNE
- a CDS encoding ATP-dependent nuclease, with product MSEEQIKHPRLHKLIIKNFRSIGENPVEIELDDIVVLVGANNAGKSSILKAYELVMSEGSKQCELSIEDFPNHKIVEDKYPEIELHTIVYDKSPGEKWIFETEDREKLIKEKWTWNNIGKPTRYGFDVAKNDWADAADKIKVPWGAPNVANSRRPKPHIVEAFASPEEQTKQVISILVSILNERVTTMKEDDDEKSTFRTLLDTVKDLQKNIVEQSQEQINKIQEELSKYVGKVFPNYEVEFDAKPEENIESTINFFKANPQLLIGPTNGFKSPIERQGSGARRTLLWTALRIVAENKKSKADINRPNVLLLDEPEICLHPNAIRESCDLLYSLPKNDNWQVMVTTHSPQFIDISRDNTTIIRVERNLDGEVFGTTIFRPDRAKLTEDDKVNLKLLNVYDPYVGEFFFGGKIIIVEGDTEYSAFRHIIAKDKEKFQDVHIIRARGKATIVSLCKILNQFGANYSVLHDSDTPTCMRKGKSIVNPAWTNNTKILEETSKGNGRIKLVSSIPHFEGAYYNDELKSEKPYTAISMIKDNPDVLKSVETLLSNLCDLTTDLPNNAINWNKIDELKIRFEE
- a CDS encoding P-loop NTPase fold protein, encoding MEFKDLSIKEESKRFKEHLILENNNRIILSGIFGIGKTYFIDNFFKANSNEFIVIKLNPVNYSVSQNEDIFELIKFDIGYQLFKENPNFEKIEINKLLATEFFVRQNFEDIIESLANNLSKLDHRLNSIVRPILNLKDKIQGFKEQNEIDEEKDLIDFLKEFKLKKGTFREENSITELINILLQTLKENFSEKKTVLVIDDLDRIDPEHIFRILNIFSAHFDYYELNGENKFGFDKVILICDIDNIRGIFHNQYGTDIDFSGYIDKFYSLEIFEYNFSNILISSLEKFFRSINSNDKSIVAHIINNSSNYYTKELSFLLGYFINSNTLSMRSLVNFLKIDYRPNGYVIKTGSSHKIYTKDTPIFLVFEILIKLFGGLENFKFAVEKTIKKFPIIEMSTYNDYWNQRLGNLIMLLEYNKTNLKPQSDTQKFYDLEIGVKINYEINPTDYGIVGKAQQIGEASPDSPFLELRSILNYRIKYFQILKKALLVYERIPKQIE